A window of the Arenibacter algicola genome harbors these coding sequences:
- a CDS encoding peptide chain release factor 3, producing MSFREQIERRRTFGIISHPDAGKTTLTEKLLLFGGAIQEAGAVKNNKIKKTATSDFMEIEKQRGISVATSVLAFLYKDKKINILDTPGHKDFAEDTFRTLTAVDSVIVVIDVAKGVEEQTEKLVEVCRMRNIPMIVFINKLDREGKDAFDLLDEVEQKLGLSVTPLSFPIGMGYDFKGIYNIYEKNINLFSGDSKKNIEDTIAFDDINNPQLEKIIGTKASAELRDNLELVNGVYPPFDKESYLKGTQQPVFFGSALNNFGVRELLDCFIDIAPSPRAKMAEERLVQANEKELTGFVFKIHANMDPKHRDRLAFIKIVSGTFERNKPYLHVRQNKNLKFSSPNAFFAEKKEIVDISYPGDIVGLHDTGNFKIGDTLTEGEILHYKGIPSFSPEHFRYINNADPMKAKQLNKGIDQLMDEGVAQLFTLEMNNRKVIGTVGALQFEVIQYRLEHEYGAKCTYENFPVYKACWVDPKDKNSEEFKEFKRVKQKFLAKDKRKQLVFLADSQFSLQMTQQKYPNVKLHFTSEFD from the coding sequence ATGAGTTTTAGGGAACAAATTGAAAGAAGAAGGACTTTCGGTATCATATCACATCCCGATGCGGGAAAAACAACACTAACAGAAAAACTACTGCTTTTCGGGGGTGCCATTCAGGAAGCGGGAGCCGTGAAAAACAATAAGATAAAGAAAACTGCTACCAGTGACTTTATGGAGATTGAAAAACAAAGGGGTATTTCTGTAGCCACCTCTGTTCTTGCCTTTCTATACAAAGACAAAAAAATAAATATACTGGATACCCCTGGTCACAAGGATTTTGCGGAAGATACCTTTAGAACCCTTACTGCTGTGGATAGCGTAATTGTTGTTATTGATGTTGCAAAAGGTGTAGAGGAGCAAACTGAAAAATTGGTAGAAGTTTGTAGAATGCGCAACATCCCGATGATCGTATTCATCAACAAATTGGATCGGGAAGGGAAGGATGCCTTCGATTTATTGGATGAAGTTGAACAGAAATTGGGCCTTTCCGTAACTCCTTTAAGTTTCCCCATTGGCATGGGATATGATTTTAAAGGAATCTACAATATTTACGAAAAAAACATTAATCTTTTTAGCGGGGACAGTAAAAAGAATATTGAAGACACCATTGCTTTCGACGATATAAATAACCCTCAACTTGAAAAAATCATCGGAACCAAAGCATCTGCGGAACTTAGGGACAATTTAGAATTGGTGAACGGGGTATACCCCCCGTTTGACAAGGAAAGTTACCTAAAGGGGACACAGCAACCCGTATTTTTTGGTTCAGCCCTGAACAATTTTGGGGTAAGGGAACTGTTGGACTGCTTTATAGATATTGCTCCCTCGCCGAGGGCCAAAATGGCCGAAGAGCGCTTGGTACAAGCGAATGAAAAAGAATTAACCGGTTTTGTATTTAAGATACATGCCAATATGGACCCCAAGCATAGGGATCGTCTTGCATTCATAAAAATAGTTTCCGGTACTTTTGAAAGAAACAAACCCTATTTGCACGTACGACAAAACAAAAATTTAAAATTCTCCAGTCCCAATGCATTTTTCGCCGAGAAAAAAGAAATTGTGGATATTTCCTATCCAGGGGATATTGTGGGACTGCATGATACCGGAAATTTCAAAATTGGAGACACTTTAACAGAGGGTGAAATACTACATTACAAAGGTATACCAAGTTTTTCACCGGAACATTTTAGATATATCAACAATGCCGATCCCATGAAGGCCAAACAGCTTAATAAGGGAATTGATCAATTGATGGATGAAGGGGTTGCCCAGTTATTTACCCTGGAAATGAATAACAGAAAAGTTATAGGTACGGTGGGCGCGCTACAGTTTGAAGTAATACAATACCGTTTGGAGCATGAATATGGTGCAAAATGTACTTATGAAAATTTCCCTGTTTACAAAGCCTGTTGGGTAGATCCAAAAGACAAGAACAGCGAGGAGTTCAAGGAATTTAAGCGCGTAAAGCAGAAGTTTTTGGCCAAGGACAAGAGAAAACAACTAGTCTTTCTTGCTGATTCCCAATTTTCATTGCAAATGACACAGCAAAAATATCCCAATGTAAAACTTCATTTTACTTCCGAATTCGACTAA
- a CDS encoding T9SS type B sorting domain-containing protein: MENITFVKYRSILAHYFSLIAVIFVFGSASSYGNTYVYNHGEKILHEVNVNDKSNIKQNSSNEFWDLFSIRSLDLSRTDIDYSGVYSSNSVTQISAIPLTILDSSSAISMDSDGDGVTNDKENADGTDPNNSCDFILAHQNCTPSTAWKNADCDGDGVTNNKEKIDGTDPLDPCDFVLGHQNCSPSTEWKNADCDGDGVTNEKEKEDGTDPLDTCDFVLAHQNCSPSTEWKNADCDGDGVTNVDEKSDGTDPLDPCDYDPDHVTVAQCSSYLPSDCDGDGVTNGKEIEDGTDPLDPCDFVLAHQNCSPSTEWKNADCDGDGVTNEKEKEDGTDPLDPCDFVLAHQNCTPSTEWKNADCDGDGVTNEDEKTDGTDPLDSCDLLYTSISILPSYSWKNGDCDGDGVTNWQEVNDETDPTDPCDYKVESITLPQSGDYLTVDCDGDGVTNEDEKEDGTDPLDSCDFVLAHQTVAPSNTWNDTDCDGDGVTNEDEKEDGTDPLDPCDFVLAHQTVAPSNTWNDTDCDGDGVTNEDEKEDGTDPLDPCDYNPESVTLTPSVDWEVLDCDNDGNPNGTDPDPLVATARDDSGSTPAMTEVAINILENDDYLPNNHADNLGITALSMIGGSALGTVTFDEETGFLTYTPVESESNSTVTIIYQVCNVIPDPSVCASATVTIQVGPDMDNVIDAVDDSYSVDTDVSGVIPDSNVLGNDTINGEVVAAADVVLTSTPTDELTINEDGSVSVAPGTADGTYTIEYTICELANTDNCDTATVTIQVGPDMDNVIDAVDDSYSVDTGVSGVLPDSNVLGNDTINGEVVAAVDVVLTSTPTDELTINEDGSVSVAPGSADGTYTIEYTICEVANTDNCDTGTVTVQVGPDMDNVIDAVDDSYSVDTGVSGVIPDSNVLGNDTINGEVVAAVDVVITSTPTDELTINEDGSVSVAPGTADGTYTIEYTICEAANTDNCDTGTVTVQVGPDMDNVIDAVDDSYSVDSDVSGVIPDSNVLGNDTINGEVVAAVDVVLTSTPTDELTINEDGSVSVAPGTADGTYTIEYTICEAANTENCDTGTVTVQVGPDMDNVIDAVDDSYSVDTDVSGVIPDSNVLGNDTINGEVVAATDVVLTSTPTDELTINEDGSVSVAPGTADGTYTIEYTICEAANTDNCDTGTVTVQVGPDMDNVIDAVDDSYSVDTDVSGVIPDSNVLGNDTINGEVVAATDVVLTSTPTDELTINEDGSVSVAPGTADGTYIIEYTICEAANTENCDTGTVTVQVGPDMDNVIVAVDDAYATDTNNTGLITGSNVLDNDTLNGDPVASTDVVLTSTPTDVLKINEDGSVSVAPGTADGTYTIDYMICEAANAENCDTSTVTVIIEDGDEDEKIEVNQLVTPNSDGKNDFLFIRGVRNANNNTLKIFNRWGVSVYEGKGYNNQNNVFDGRSKARSTVTGNNYLPAGVYYYIFQYENKQQNITDSGYIYVSK, translated from the coding sequence ATGGAGAATATTACTTTTGTGAAATATAGGAGCATTTTAGCTCATTATTTTTCACTTATCGCTGTTATTTTTGTTTTTGGAAGTGCATCCTCCTATGGGAATACCTATGTGTATAATCATGGGGAAAAAATATTACATGAAGTAAATGTTAACGACAAATCAAATATAAAGCAGAATTCTTCGAATGAATTTTGGGATCTTTTTTCTATACGGAGTCTTGATTTATCTAGAACTGATATAGATTATTCAGGAGTATATTCTTCAAACTCTGTTACTCAAATTAGTGCTATACCCTTAACAATATTAGATTCATCTTCGGCTATATCAATGGATTCCGATGGGGATGGTGTGACCAATGATAAAGAAAATGCGGACGGTACGGATCCAAATAATTCCTGCGATTTTATTTTAGCGCACCAGAATTGTACGCCTTCAACTGCTTGGAAAAATGCGGATTGTGATGGTGATGGGGTGACCAACAACAAGGAGAAGATAGATGGAACAGATCCTTTGGATCCATGTGATTTTGTTTTGGGACACCAAAACTGTAGCCCGTCCACGGAATGGAAGAATGCAGACTGTGACGGTGATGGCGTAACCAATGAAAAGGAAAAAGAGGATGGTACAGATCCCTTGGATACCTGCGATTTTGTCCTGGCACATCAAAACTGTAGCCCGTCCACTGAATGGAAGAATGCGGACTGTGACGGTGATGGCGTAACCAATGTGGATGAGAAGTCAGATGGTACGGATCCTTTGGATCCCTGTGATTACGATCCAGACCATGTGACTGTAGCCCAGTGCAGTAGTTATTTGCCTTCAGATTGTGATGGCGACGGCGTAACCAATGGAAAAGAGATAGAAGACGGTACAGATCCCTTGGATCCCTGCGATTTTGTCCTGGCACATCAAAACTGTAGCCCGTCCACGGAATGGAAGAATGCAGACTGTGACGGGGATGGTGTTACCAATGAAAAGGAAAAGGAGGACGGAACAGATCCTTTGGATCCCTGCGATTTTGTCCTGGCACATCAAAACTGTACTCCATCAACAGAATGGAAAAATGCCGATTGTGACGGTGATGGCGTAACCAACGAGGATGAGAAAACGGACGGTACGGATCCTTTAGATTCCTGTGATCTTCTTTATACCAGCATTTCAATATTGCCCTCCTATTCTTGGAAAAATGGAGATTGTGATGGAGATGGCGTTACCAATTGGCAAGAAGTAAATGATGAGACCGATCCTACCGATCCTTGTGATTATAAGGTGGAGAGTATTACCTTGCCCCAGAGCGGCGATTATTTAACAGTTGATTGTGACGGGGATGGGGTGACCAATGAGGATGAGAAGGAAGACGGTACAGATCCGTTGGATTCCTGCGATTTTGTTTTGGCCCACCAGACCGTGGCTCCTTCCAACACTTGGAACGATACTGACTGCGATGGGGATGGGGTGACCAATGAGGATGAGAAGGAAGATGGTACAGATCCCTTGGATCCCTGCGATTTTGTTTTGGCCCACCAGACCGTAGCTCCTTCCAACACATGGAACGATACTGACTGTGACGGGGACGGGGTGACCAATGAAGATGAGAAAGAAGACGGGACCGATCCTCTGGATCCCTGTGATTATAACCCAGAAAGTGTTACGTTGACCCCTTCAGTTGATTGGGAGGTTCTTGATTGTGACAATGACGGAAATCCAAATGGAACTGATCCGGATCCACTTGTTGCAACTGCGAGGGATGACTCCGGGTCAACCCCTGCCATGACAGAAGTGGCGATCAATATTTTGGAGAATGATGATTACTTGCCTAATAATCACGCTGACAATTTGGGTATTACAGCTTTATCAATGATAGGTGGCAGTGCCTTAGGAACTGTTACTTTTGATGAAGAAACAGGCTTTTTGACTTACACTCCTGTCGAATCCGAATCCAACTCCACTGTTACTATAATTTATCAGGTATGTAACGTTATTCCTGATCCAAGTGTTTGTGCATCGGCCACGGTAACCATTCAGGTAGGTCCTGATATGGACAATGTAATCGATGCGGTAGACGACAGTTATAGCGTGGATACCGATGTAAGTGGCGTGATACCAGACAGCAACGTGCTGGGCAACGACACCATAAACGGGGAAGTGGTAGCCGCTGCGGACGTGGTGCTTACTTCTACGCCAACGGACGAACTAACCATAAACGAGGATGGCAGTGTTAGTGTGGCCCCTGGTACTGCCGATGGTACCTACACTATTGAATATACCATCTGTGAATTGGCCAATACGGACAATTGCGATACAGCTACGGTAACTATTCAGGTAGGTCCTGATATGGACAATGTAATAGATGCAGTGGACGACAGTTATAGCGTGGATACCGGTGTAAGCGGAGTTTTACCCGATAGCAACGTGCTGGGCAACGACACCATAAACGGCGAGGTGGTAGCCGCTGTGGACGTAGTGCTTACTTCTACGCCAACGGACGAACTTACCATAAACGAGGATGGCAGTGTTAGCGTGGCCCCCGGTTCAGCCGATGGCACCTACACTATTGAATATACCATCTGTGAAGTGGCCAATACGGACAATTGCGATACAGGCACTGTCACGGTTCAGGTAGGTCCTGATATGGACAATGTGATAGATGCAGTGGACGACAGTTATAGCGTGGATACCGGTGTAAGCGGAGTTATACCAGACAGCAACGTGCTGGGCAACGACACCATCAACGGCGAGGTGGTAGCCGCTGTGGACGTAGTGATTACTTCCACGCCAACGGACGAACTAACCATCAACGAGGATGGCAGTGTTAGTGTGGCCCCCGGTACTGCCGATGGCACCTACACTATTGAATATACCATCTGTGAAGCGGCCAATACGGACAATTGCGATACAGGCACTGTCACGGTTCAGGTAGGTCCAGATATGGACAATGTAATCGATGCGGTGGACGACAGTTATAGCGTGGATAGCGATGTAAGTGGTGTGATACCAGACAGCAACGTGCTGGGCAACGACACCATAAACGGCGAGGTGGTAGCCGCTGTGGACGTAGTGCTTACCTCTACGCCAACGGACGAACTTACCATAAACGAGGATGGCAGTGTTAGTGTGGCCCCCGGTACTGCCGATGGCACCTACACTATTGAATATACCATCTGTGAAGCGGCCAATACGGAAAATTGCGATACGGGTACTGTCACTGTTCAGGTAGGTCCCGATATGGACAATGTAATCGATGCGGTGGATGACAGCTATAGCGTGGATACCGATGTAAGTGGCGTGATACCAGATAGCAACGTGTTGGGCAACGACACCATAAACGGGGAAGTGGTAGCCGCTACGGACGTAGTGCTTACTTCTACGCCAACGGACGAACTTACCATAAATGAGGATGGCAGTGTTAGTGTGGCCCCCGGTACTGCCGATGGCACCTACACTATTGAATATACCATTTGTGAAGCGGCCAATACGGACAATTGCGATACGGGTACTGTCACTGTTCAGGTAGGTCCTGATATGGACAATGTAATCGATGCGGTGGACGACAGTTATAGCGTGGATACCGATGTAAGTGGCGTGATACCAGACAGCAACGTGCTGGGCAACGACACCATAAACGGGGAAGTGGTAGCCGCCACTGACGTAGTGCTTACTTCCACGCCTACGGACGAACTTACCATAAACGAGGATGGCAGTGTTAGTGTGGCCCCCGGTACTGCCGATGGCACCTACATTATAGAATATACCATCTGTGAAGCGGCCAATACGGAAAATTGTGATACGGGTACGGTAACCGTTCAGGTAGGTCCTGATATGGACAACGTGATCGTTGCGGTAGACGATGCCTATGCAACAGATACAAATAATACAGGCTTAATCACTGGCAGTAACGTGCTTGATAACGATACCCTTAATGGAGATCCTGTAGCTTCTACAGACGTGGTGCTTACTTCTACGCCAACGGATGTGCTAAAGATTAACGAGGATGGCAGTGTTAGCGTGGCCCCCGGAACTGCCGATGGTACCTACACTATAGACTATATGATCTGTGAGGCTGCCAATGCTGAAAATTGCGATACTTCTACGGTAACAGTGATTATAGAAGATGGGGATGAGGATGAAAAAATTGAAGTAAATCAACTCGTGACCCCTAATTCGGATGGTAAAAACGACTTCCTATTTATTAGAGGGGTTAGAAACGCCAATAACAATACCTTGAAAATCTTCAATAGATGGGGTGTTTCTGTCTATGAAGGAAAAGGGTATAATAATCAGAATAATGTTTTTGACGGTAGGTCCAAGGCTAGATCTACTGTGACTGGAAACAATTATTTGCCCGCAGGAGTTTATTATTATATTTTTCAATATGAAAATAAACAGCAGAATATTACAGATAGTGGTTATATTTATGTGAGTAAATAA
- a CDS encoding DUF3467 domain-containing protein, which translates to MSDKDQNQKQINIELDEKTAEGIYSNLAIINHSVSEFVVDFISMMPGAPKAKVKSRIVLTPQHAKKFLKALGDNVNRFEKAHGTIKDYEQPPIPLNFGPTGEA; encoded by the coding sequence ATGAGTGATAAAGATCAAAACCAAAAACAGATCAATATAGAATTGGATGAGAAAACAGCTGAGGGAATATATTCCAATTTAGCTATTATCAATCATTCGGTTTCAGAGTTTGTAGTGGATTTCATTAGTATGATGCCCGGGGCTCCCAAGGCAAAGGTTAAAAGTAGAATTGTACTTACCCCACAGCATGCCAAGAAATTCTTAAAGGCGCTAGGCGATAATGTTAATCGCTTTGAAAAGGCCCATGGTACCATAAAGGATTATGAGCAGCCGCCAATTCCATTAAATTTTGGTCCAACGGGTGAGGCTTAA
- a CDS encoding PorP/SprF family type IX secretion system membrane protein — MIYKKSLLVTVLMLFSLFAGLYAQQDAQYTQYMYNTMSVNPAYAGSRGQLSVAALYRSQWVGLEGAPKTQTLNLHSPIRNSRLGYGISIINDNIGDGVVQETQFDAVLSYTVDVALDAKLSFGLKVGGNMLSLDFNGLNNFDSENIQGENIDNKFSPNFGVGVYYHTDKFYAGLSAPNMVETEYFDNSQRDANSVQFLSKERMNFYLITGYVFDLNNNFKFKPAVLTKVVGGAPLQIDLSASFLFNDKFSFGAAYRWDAALSGLLGFQLSDQFMIGLAYDRETTELGGTQFNDGSFEVFLRFELVKSFRRMVSPRFF, encoded by the coding sequence ATGATATATAAAAAGAGTCTCCTCGTTACCGTTTTAATGTTGTTTTCCCTTTTTGCAGGACTATATGCCCAGCAAGATGCACAGTATACCCAGTATATGTACAATACTATGAGTGTAAACCCGGCATATGCGGGGTCTAGGGGGCAATTAAGTGTAGCGGCGCTCTACCGTTCCCAGTGGGTAGGATTGGAAGGCGCTCCTAAAACACAGACCTTAAACCTGCATTCACCAATAAGGAATAGTAGATTGGGGTACGGTATTTCCATTATCAATGACAATATTGGGGATGGTGTGGTTCAGGAAACCCAGTTCGATGCCGTTTTGTCCTATACCGTTGATGTTGCTTTGGATGCCAAATTATCCTTTGGATTAAAAGTAGGGGGGAATATGTTGAGTCTGGATTTTAATGGACTGAACAATTTTGATTCTGAAAATATACAAGGTGAGAACATCGACAATAAGTTTTCCCCAAATTTTGGAGTAGGGGTGTACTATCATACGGATAAGTTTTATGCAGGACTCTCTGCTCCAAATATGGTAGAAACAGAATATTTTGACAATTCCCAACGTGATGCCAATTCAGTACAGTTCCTTTCCAAGGAGAGAATGAATTTTTATTTAATTACTGGTTATGTCTTTGATCTTAATAATAATTTTAAGTTTAAACCTGCAGTTTTGACCAAAGTAGTGGGCGGGGCGCCCTTACAAATAGATTTGTCCGCCAGTTTCTTGTTCAATGACAAGTTTAGCTTTGGTGCTGCTTATAGATGGGATGCGGCATTAAGCGGTCTTCTGGGCTTCCAACTTAGCGATCAGTTTATGATTGGTCTGGCATATGACCGGGAAACTACAGAGTTGGGAGGAACACAATTTAATGACGGGTCCTTTGAAGTGTTTTTAAGATTTGAACTGGTTAAATCGTTCCGAAGAATGGTTTCTCCGCGTTTCTTTTAA